ACGCAGAGAAATGGAAGTGAATGATTTTTTTTCTCTGCGTCTCCGCGTCTCTGCGTTAATAAAATCCTATTCTGGGCGGGAGATGTTGTAGTGTTTCATCTTCTTATAAAGATGGCTTCGTTCCAGGCCCAGGATTCGCGCCACTTTGCTGATTTGCCAGCGGTTGTCTTCCAGCGTTTTTAGAATGAGTTCCCGTTCCGTATCTTCCAATCGCGAATAAAGCAGAGAGCTTCGCCTGGATTCGTTTTCTGCGACCGGGCGTGGCAGCACCCGATGCACATCTTCTGAGGTAATCTGTTGCGATGTTGCCAGAATCATGAGCCGCTCCATCAGATTCCGCAATTCCCGAATGTTGCCCGGAAAATCATAGCGGCATAACAATTGGGTGGCTTCCTCGCGGATTTCCAGTGGCTTGATGTTATTTTCCTCGCACACGCGAATCAAGAAATGGGACACGAGCACCGGCAAATCCTCGCGTCTTTCGCGCAAGGGTGGAACCAGAACCGGAAAAACATTTAAACGATAATATAGATCTTCGCGAAACATTCCTTTCTTGACTTCCTCCTCCAGTTTCCGGTTTGTGGCTGCCAGAATCCGCACATCGACCAGAATTTCTTTCTGACCACCCACACGCTGGATTTCATTTTCCTGTAATGCCCGCAAGATCTTGGGTTGCAAACTTACCGGGATTTCCCCAATTTCATCCAGAAAGAGAGTGCCACCGTCCGCCTGTTCGAATTTGCCGATGCGCTGTTGAATGGCTCCCGTGAATGCGCCTTTTTCATGGCCAAACAGTTCACTCTCAAACAATTCCTGGGGAATGGCTGCGCAGTTTACTTTCACAAAAGGCTTATCGCGACGGGAACTCTTTCGATGAATCGCATATGCGATCAATTCCTTGCCGGTTCCGCTTTCTCCGGTAATCAGCACTCGTGTATTTTTGCCCGCGACCCGATCGATCTGATCCCGCAAACTTTTCATCGCCTGCGATTCACCCACCAGTTGATACTTGCGGTCCAGATCCCGGAAGGAATCGGATTTTTCCCGGTTCAACCGCGAGAGCTGATGCGCGTTCCGAACGGCGATCAGGAGCTTTTCTTCATCCGTCGGCTTCTCAAAAAAATCAAACGCGCCCTTCTTGATTGCTTCTACCGCTTTAGACGTACTGCCGTGCGCTGTCAGCAAAACAACCGGAACATAGAAGTCAATTTCGCGAATCTTTTCCAGAAGCTGAATTCCATCCAGGTCCGGCAGCTTCAGATCGAGCACAATACAATCAAAAGAACTTTTCCTAACTTGCTCCAGCGCCTCCGATCCATTCTCAACAGCGGTTGCCTGAAAACCATGAAGGTCGAAAAACCGGCTCAAAGACGTGCGGATATTTTTCTCATCATCCACGATCAGAATTTTCATCTGGTCTATTCTAATAGAGCCGAACTGGCTTTCGTGCTGTTTTTCAGCGAGGGAAATTCTTGTTGCGAGGGTTGTAACATGCGGAGCAGTTTTTGTTGCAAATCTTCACCGGCGACACTGTTTTTCTTCTCAAGCAGATCACGGAATTCCTGATATTCCCCCGCGCTGATGACGCCCCGTGCTGCGATGCGCGCGAGATCTTTCAACTCTTCCTTCTTATCAGGTCCCTCATCGCCACACCCTCCCATAATTGTTAGCGATTCAAATACGTCCATGTCTTCACGTCGAATCGCTTCCTGCCACAGCTGAAACATCTCCCCTTCTGAAATAGATCCGGAATCCTTCAACTGTTTCATCTGCTCGATTTCCTTCGCGAGCGTAGGCGCTTTGTATATGGTTCCTCCCATGAGAGTGATCACGTTCGTGCGACGAATCACTGAATCTGTGATTTCGCCGTAATCGGTCCTTGCCTTTTTCAGGCGAACAATTTTCTCGGCAAGCGTGGGCAAGAGAATGTCCGTTCCACCCCAGACCGTAACAACAATGTTATCCGGGTCTTTCGGACGAACTTCGGCTCCTCCCCAAATTGTGAAGAAAAACATCGCTTTCTCTCCTGCCTATTTAAGATTAAACCGCCAAGACGCCAAGACGCCAAGTATTAATCCTATCAAAGTAGACGAAGGAAAGGGGTGGTTAGTTTTCACCGGGACGATAACAGGATAAAATTAGGGTCGAGGTTGAACATGTTTTCATCCGGCGCAGATATCGATTTAAAACGTTTAGAAGAAGAAATCCGTAAAGAGATCGAAGAGAAGCGGAAAAAACTTTTCACTGATGAGGAGCTGCAGGAGCTGCAACAACTCGAGCTGAAAGTGATCACGAACCCTGACCGCATCAGGACCTACTTTCTGAAAGAACTGGAATTTGAAAAGCCAGATCTCGAGTTCTACAAGACTGACTACAACATCGATCTAAAAACTTTTGTGTACTCCGCCAGCTCCGGTTTCCTGATGAAACTTCGGCAATGGTTCAAACCGTTTTTCCGCTTGTACGGAAACATTGACGCTCTCATCTTCAAGCAAGCGATGTTCAATCGCGAGCAAACGAATTTCAATTCGGCAATAGCCGGTACGCTCGAAAAACCTTTCCACTACATCCGTGTGCTTCATACCTTAATGAATTATCTTGTTTCGGAACTGACAAAGTTGAACTTGCAGCACCAGATGCTAAAAAGCCAGGTGGAAGCTCTCGCATATGATGTGGATCAACTTCGCAAAAGAGAACGATTGCTCGAAAAAATGGCTGTGCTAAAAGAAGAAGAATTTAACGCAGAGACGCAAAGACGCAGAGAAAAAAAAGAATAAATTTCTAAAACTCTGCGTCTCTGCGTTAAAAGATTTTATGGTGCAGTTTTCCAATCCGGCGGCGCTCTGGTTCCTTACTCTGACTATTCCGATTATTCTACTGTATCTCTTGAAACGGCGTCGATTGGACAAAATCGTACCCAGCACAATGCTTTGGAAGCAGGCGCTTGAAGACACACAGGCCTACACGCCGTTTCAAAAACTGCGAAGCAATCTTTTGTTACTGCTGCAGCTTCTTGCAGTGGTTCTACTCACTGCATTGCTCGCGCAGCCCTATTTTCCCAGACCCTCAAAACAATCCCGCCAATGGATCCTGGTGATTGACGCTTCGGCTAGCATGCAGACGGAAGATGAAGCTCCGAATCGTTTTGAGGCTGCAAGAAAGAAGCTGAGAACTGCGATGGAATCGATTGAAGCGGCGGATGAAGTGATGCTCATCGCGGTTGGTTCCGAAGCGTCCATCCTGCAAAACTTTACTTTGAATCATGAAATCATTCGCAAGAAGCTCAGTCAATTGGAAACAGAAGATGTTGCGGGGCAATGGGAACAGATTCTTCTCATCCTGAAACCGCTTCTAAAGAGATCCCCAAAGCCTATCGTGATGATTGCGTCCGACTTTGCAAATTTTCCTCTGGAAGCCATGCAGGCGTTGAACTTTGATGTCTTGCAGGTTGGGCATGCAATTGAAAATCTAGGATTCACCCGCGCAGTGATGGAACCGCTGGCGGACACAATGCAAGAACAATTGCTCTTCTTTCAGTTGAAAAACTTCTCCGGCAACAACAAGAAAGCGGATGTAGAAATCGAACAAAATAATGAGCTGCTGAACGCCTTCGAGTTCCATCTTGGTCCTATGGAAGAAGCAGAAAAAGCTTTTCGCGTTCCGGTCGTGACCGCCGCGCAATTCAGAATCCGTTTAAAACCCGAAGATCTTTTTTCGCTGGACAATGACTTTGTTCTGATGGCTCATCCCCGCGCCAAAATTCAGACGCAGTTGGAAGTTGACAACTCCTTTCTAAAACGAGCGCTTCAAGTTCTGCCTGCTCTCGAAATATTGCCATTGGCTCCCATAAAAATTTCCAACCGGCTTCAGGATGCTGCCGGTCTGTACTTCCTTCGGGGTGAGGTCCCGGATATTCATCCCATTGTTCAATGGAATCAGGCCGCCTCGCCCTTGCGCTTCGTGGATGCCGGAATCTGGCGAATCTCGAATTATCAAATCCTGGAACCTCCCGCCGGCTCGCAGGTTTTACTCGAAACCTCAAAAGGAGTAGTCGGATATTTGCAGGAGACCGGTGGTGTGCGTAAAGTCGTCCTCGGCTTTCAAATGGAAGACACCAATCTCGCTTTGCTTGCCGGTTTCCCCATATTTGTGGAGAATGCGATGGAATGGATTCACGCGGGACTTCACCCTGATAAGCCCACCCTTACCGGGCATGAATACACGCAGGAAGGAGAAATCGATTCCGGAAAAGGCTATGTTAATTTCGCAGACACGCGGGAGTCTGAATTAACTCCTGCAAGAATTCAAACGCGCTCAAAACCTGAAACGAAAGCGACAGTCCTGCGTCACGATTTTTCAAATTGGTTCTTGATGGCATTGCTCGGGGTTATTATTCTAGAATGGTGGGTATTTCATCGAAAGGAATCAGTATGAGAACACTCGTATTTCTGCTTCCTATTTTCATTGTTCTGGCTTTTGGTATTCGCTCCACTCTCGCGGCACAAAAGCTTCCTGCAATCACAGTATTAGTGAATGCCACAGTGAAAATCGAAGCGGAGCTTGCTTATACGGATGCCAATCGGTCACGCGGGCTGATGTTCCGCGAAAATATGCCCTCTGATGCGGGAATGCTTTTTGTTTTCCCCGAACTGGATGTGCACAGCTTTTGGATGAAAAACACGCTGATCCCTCTGGACATCCTGTGGTTGAATGAACGGAAAGAAGTGGTCTATCTGGTCACTGCTCAACCGTGCAAAACGAACCCCTGCGATTCCATGGTTCCGTTACAAAAGTCGAAGTATGTGCTGGAAGTAAACGCTGGTTTTGCAAAGAAGCACAAAATCGATATCGGTTCGCAGATAGAATTCACGATCCCCGCGGAAATCGAGAAGAATCTGCGGTAGGGGCGACCCTTGTGGTCGCCCACGACGGGCAGGCACAAGGCCTCCCCCTACAAAGATTACCGAACCGAAGTGAACCCGGACCAGCCCCAGGAGGAACCTGGTGAAGAGTTTTTCCTGGTGCCCCTGGCAATCACGATATTTTTATAGTCCTTAACCCCCGCCTCACGGAGAATCTGTAGAATTCCCATTTGTTTGCCTTCCATTGCAAATTGCCAGGCTGTAAATCCAAAGTTGTCCTTGGCGCTCACATCGGCGCCGGCTTGAATGAGAACGCGCGCAATATCCGGGAACCCTTTAATCGAAGCCCACATCAATGGAATTCTCCCCTGTTTATCTTTTCCATTTACGTTTGCCCCGCCCGCGACCAGCGCTCTTACCATATCGATATTGTTTTCAAACGTCGCAATTTTAAGAGGAGTCCAGCCGGCTGTCGTGGTTGCATTCACGTCGGCGCTTTTGGTAATCAAGAAATGCGCGACCTCGATGTATCCTTTGTGAAGCGATTCAATCAAAGGAGTATTCCCGGAATAGTGAACTTTCATATTCACATCTGCTCCGGCATCCACGAGAGCTTTGATTACAGTCAGATTGCCGTTCGAAGTTGCCCAGATTAACGGAGTCCATCCAAGTTTGTCGTAAGCATTCACATCGGATTTCGCTTCAATCAGCGCATGAACAGCTGTAATGTGTCCTTTATGAGAGGCCATCATCAGCGCTGTTTCATCACTGTTGTTTTTTGCATCCGGCCCGGCGCCAGCATCGATCAAGGCTTTCAGCGTAGCGAGTTGATTGCTCTCCGCAGCCCACATGAGCGCAGTTTTTCCTTCTATGTTCTGAGCGGAAATGTATGCCCCACGGTTGAGCAGCTGCTGTAACGTCTCCAAACGTCCGCTTTCAGCAGCCCACATCAGAGGTGTATTGCGGTCTTTATCACGCTCATTCACGTTCGTTCCGTTGGTCAAATGATGATTAATCTTTTCCTGCTGATTCTGTTTTATCGCCTC
The window above is part of the bacterium genome. Proteins encoded here:
- a CDS encoding ankyrin repeat domain-containing protein → MKLLRLAAAAICIVISFSGWLQAATKPVPQKDSLIEAIKQNQQEKINHHLTNGTNVNERDKDRNTPLMWAAESGRLETLQQLLNRGAYISAQNIEGKTALMWAAESNQLATLKALIDAGAGPDAKNNSDETALMMASHKGHITAVHALIEAKSDVNAYDKLGWTPLIWATSNGNLTVIKALVDAGADVNMKVHYSGNTPLIESLHKGYIEVAHFLITKSADVNATTTAGWTPLKIATFENNIDMVRALVAGGANVNGKDKQGRIPLMWASIKGFPDIARVLIQAGADVSAKDNFGFTAWQFAMEGKQMGILQILREAGVKDYKNIVIARGTRKNSSPGSSWGWSGFTSVR
- a CDS encoding VWA domain-containing protein → MVQFSNPAALWFLTLTIPIILLYLLKRRRLDKIVPSTMLWKQALEDTQAYTPFQKLRSNLLLLLQLLAVVLLTALLAQPYFPRPSKQSRQWILVIDASASMQTEDEAPNRFEAARKKLRTAMESIEAADEVMLIAVGSEASILQNFTLNHEIIRKKLSQLETEDVAGQWEQILLILKPLLKRSPKPIVMIASDFANFPLEAMQALNFDVLQVGHAIENLGFTRAVMEPLADTMQEQLLFFQLKNFSGNNKKADVEIEQNNELLNAFEFHLGPMEEAEKAFRVPVVTAAQFRIRLKPEDLFSLDNDFVLMAHPRAKIQTQLEVDNSFLKRALQVLPALEILPLAPIKISNRLQDAAGLYFLRGEVPDIHPIVQWNQAASPLRFVDAGIWRISNYQILEPPAGSQVLLETSKGVVGYLQETGGVRKVVLGFQMEDTNLALLAGFPIFVENAMEWIHAGLHPDKPTLTGHEYTQEGEIDSGKGYVNFADTRESELTPARIQTRSKPETKATVLRHDFSNWFLMALLGVIILEWWVFHRKESV
- a CDS encoding DUF192 domain-containing protein, with the protein product MRTLVFLLPIFIVLAFGIRSTLAAQKLPAITVLVNATVKIEAELAYTDANRSRGLMFRENMPSDAGMLFVFPELDVHSFWMKNTLIPLDILWLNERKEVVYLVTAQPCKTNPCDSMVPLQKSKYVLEVNAGFAKKHKIDIGSQIEFTIPAEIEKNLR
- a CDS encoding sigma-54 dependent transcriptional regulator, translating into MKILIVDDEKNIRTSLSRFFDLHGFQATAVENGSEALEQVRKSSFDCIVLDLKLPDLDGIQLLEKIREIDFYVPVVLLTAHGSTSKAVEAIKKGAFDFFEKPTDEEKLLIAVRNAHQLSRLNREKSDSFRDLDRKYQLVGESQAMKSLRDQIDRVAGKNTRVLITGESGTGKELIAYAIHRKSSRRDKPFVKVNCAAIPQELFESELFGHEKGAFTGAIQQRIGKFEQADGGTLFLDEIGEIPVSLQPKILRALQENEIQRVGGQKEILVDVRILAATNRKLEEEVKKGMFREDLYYRLNVFPVLVPPLRERREDLPVLVSHFLIRVCEENNIKPLEIREEATQLLCRYDFPGNIRELRNLMERLMILATSQQITSEDVHRVLPRPVAENESRRSSLLYSRLEDTERELILKTLEDNRWQISKVARILGLERSHLYKKMKHYNISRPE